One Candidatus Ornithobacterium hominis genomic region harbors:
- the ureC gene encoding urease subunit alpha has protein sequence MSKKDINKASEENDKKESWSRRDFVKVVGVATAGLSLMGVSPLLAQNSNDFKIEDGVLYIKRETYASLFGPTTGDKIRLADTELFVEIEKDYQVYGEENKFGGGKTVRDGMGQSVTTLDKDCLDMCILGVVIIDHWGIVKADIGIKDGKIAGIGKAGNPDAQEGVTKGMIIGPATEVHNGWGKILTAGGIDTHVHYITPDIVETALYSGVTTLIGGGTGPNDGTNATTVTGGKHFIKRMLQASEGMPINTGFFGKGNTTNFEAQEEMIKAGACGTKIHEDWGATPATIDKALSVADKYDVQVAIHSDTLNEAGYLEDTLKAIGDRVIHTFHTEGAGGGHAPDIMKIAMYPNVLPSSTNPTKPYTVNTVAEHLDMLVVAHHLDKESKTDLAFADSRIRPSTIAAEDILQDLGAISMMSTDSLAMGRMGELVTRTWQTAHKMKIQMGALKEDSSENDNKRVKRYVSKYTINPALAHGIADYVGSVEVGKIADLVLWKPEMFGVKPEMIYKAGMVVAARMGDPNASIPTPQPVIYRKMFATLGGALEQTSFNFVSKASIDGGAIKSYGLKKSCLPVKNCRTVRKKDLIHNNATPNIEINPETYEVKVDGEVATCEPLKELPMAQRYLLF, from the coding sequence ATGTCTAAAAAAGATATAAATAAAGCATCAGAAGAGAACGATAAAAAGGAAAGTTGGTCTAGAAGAGATTTCGTGAAGGTGGTGGGAGTAGCCACAGCAGGTTTGTCTTTGATGGGAGTTAGCCCACTTTTAGCCCAAAATTCTAATGATTTCAAGATAGAAGACGGTGTATTATACATCAAAAGAGAAACATACGCTAGCTTATTTGGCCCCACTACGGGGGATAAAATTCGCTTAGCAGATACAGAGTTATTTGTTGAAATTGAAAAAGATTATCAAGTTTACGGTGAAGAAAATAAATTTGGTGGCGGGAAAACTGTGCGTGATGGCATGGGGCAATCTGTAACTACTCTAGATAAAGATTGTCTAGATATGTGTATTTTGGGAGTAGTAATCATAGACCATTGGGGAATCGTAAAAGCCGATATTGGCATCAAAGACGGGAAAATCGCTGGAATAGGAAAAGCTGGAAACCCAGATGCACAAGAAGGCGTTACAAAAGGAATGATTATAGGCCCTGCAACAGAAGTTCACAATGGATGGGGGAAAATACTAACAGCTGGCGGTATAGATACTCACGTTCATTATATCACGCCAGATATTGTGGAAACAGCATTGTATAGTGGCGTTACAACTTTGATAGGTGGCGGCACTGGACCAAACGATGGAACAAATGCGACTACCGTAACGGGAGGGAAACACTTTATCAAAAGAATGCTGCAAGCCTCAGAAGGTATGCCTATCAATACTGGTTTTTTTGGTAAAGGAAACACTACAAATTTTGAGGCACAAGAAGAGATGATAAAAGCTGGAGCTTGTGGTACCAAAATTCATGAAGATTGGGGAGCCACGCCAGCAACTATTGATAAAGCACTATCTGTAGCAGATAAATATGATGTGCAAGTAGCCATTCACTCAGACACACTGAATGAGGCAGGATATTTAGAAGATACATTAAAAGCCATTGGAGACAGAGTAATACACACATTCCACACAGAGGGTGCAGGCGGTGGACACGCACCAGATATTATGAAAATAGCCATGTACCCGAATGTTTTGCCATCTTCCACGAATCCTACAAAACCGTATACCGTGAATACAGTGGCAGAGCACCTAGACATGCTGGTAGTTGCACATCATTTGGATAAGGAAAGTAAAACAGATTTAGCCTTCGCCGATTCTAGAATTCGCCCTTCCACCATTGCGGCAGAAGATATATTACAAGATTTAGGGGCCATCAGCATGATGAGCACAGATTCACTGGCAATGGGGCGTATGGGAGAACTTGTAACAAGAACATGGCAAACTGCACATAAAATGAAAATTCAAATGGGGGCTCTGAAAGAGGATAGCTCTGAAAATGATAATAAGAGAGTAAAAAGATATGTGTCTAAATATACTATCAACCCAGCCCTAGCACACGGAATAGCCGACTATGTAGGCTCTGTAGAGGTAGGGAAAATAGCAGATTTGGTGCTTTGGAAACCAGAAATGTTCGGAGTGAAACCAGAAATGATATATAAGGCAGGAATGGTTGTAGCGGCAAGAATGGGAGACCCTAATGCATCTATACCTACACCACAGCCTGTTATTTACAGAAAAATGTTTGCCACATTGGGAGGAGCTTTAGAGCAAACATCTTTTAACTTTGTATCAAAAGCATCAATCGATGGAGGTGCAATTAAATCATATGGATTAAAGAAAAGCTGCCTACCAGTAAAAAACTGCAGAACAGTTCGTAAAAAAGATTTGATTCATAATAATGCAACACCAAATATTGAAATCAATCCAGAAACTTATGAAGTGAAAGTGGACGGGGAGGTAGCTACTTGTGAACCATTAAAAGAATTGCCAATGGCACAGAGATATCTGCTATTTTAA
- a CDS encoding urease subunit beta, whose translation MIPGQVILKKEDVRCNQNRRTESIEVRNIGDRPIQVGSHFHFFEVNKKLKFDREKALGMHLNIPASTAIRFEPGESKQVVLVEIGGAKKVYGHNSLVNGDLKDESVRKKTVAKAKKLGFISK comes from the coding sequence ATGATTCCAGGTCAGGTGATTCTGAAAAAAGAAGACGTTCGTTGTAATCAAAATAGAAGAACGGAATCCATCGAAGTGAGAAATATTGGCGATAGACCTATTCAAGTAGGTTCGCATTTCCATTTTTTTGAAGTAAATAAAAAACTTAAGTTTGATAGAGAAAAAGCACTAGGTATGCATCTGAATATCCCAGCGAGTACGGCTATTCGATTCGAACCAGGTGAAAGCAAACAAGTGGTACTGGTGGAAATCGGTGGTGCTAAGAAAGTGTATGGGCATAATTCATTGGTGAATGGTGATTTGAAAGACGAGAGTGTAAGGAAAAAAACTGTAGCAAAGGCTAAAAAGCTTGGTTTTATTTCTAAATAA
- the ureA gene encoding urease subunit gamma, translating to MRLTPREVEKLLLHQAGELAAKRLKRGVKLNYPECIAYISSELMEAARDGKMTVAEMMEWGTKLLTKNQVMEGVPEMIHDVQIECLFPDGNKLVSVHNPIR from the coding sequence ATGAGACTAACGCCAAGAGAAGTTGAAAAATTATTATTGCACCAAGCTGGTGAGCTTGCAGCAAAAAGACTTAAAAGAGGAGTGAAGCTAAACTACCCAGAATGCATAGCCTATATATCAAGCGAATTGATGGAAGCCGCACGCGATGGGAAAATGACTGTGGCCGAAATGATGGAATGGGGAACGAAATTACTTACTAAGAATCAAGTAATGGAGGGGGTTCCAGAGATGATTCATGATGTGCAAATTGAATGCCTGTTCCCAGATGGGAATAAATTGGTATCGGTGCATAACCCCATTAGATAA
- a CDS encoding amidohydrolase family protein → MSKLEHFDPKNAVIEKIIEKGGWVNCHAHLDRAYSLQKDTFSFTNSYLKEKWHLVDEMKKNSSVDIIYDRMARAIEYFIEQGAQAVGSFIDVDEVMQDRSIKAAQKIKEKFGNDIEIRFANQVLKGVIDPKAKEWFDLSSDFVDIIGGLPAKDFGQEEEHLDILMETAKSKGKLVHVHVDQFNTDEEKETELLARKTIEHGMQNKVTAVHSISVAAHPKKYRYELYDLMNEAQLHVISCPTAWIDHNRTERLAPSHNSVTPVDEMVPHGITVAFGTDNINDIYKPFSDGDLWTELRVMLESCHYYDVEKLSDIATVNGLKVLGINK, encoded by the coding sequence ATGAGCAAGCTAGAACATTTTGACCCTAAAAATGCTGTGATTGAAAAAATCATTGAAAAAGGTGGTTGGGTAAATTGCCACGCCCATTTAGACCGAGCCTATTCTCTACAAAAAGATACTTTTTCTTTTACTAATTCTTACTTAAAAGAGAAATGGCATTTGGTAGATGAGATGAAGAAAAACTCATCGGTAGACATTATCTACGACCGTATGGCACGTGCGATTGAATATTTCATCGAGCAAGGAGCTCAAGCTGTGGGTTCATTCATTGATGTTGATGAAGTAATGCAAGACCGAAGTATTAAAGCGGCTCAGAAAATTAAAGAAAAATTTGGTAATGATATCGAGATTCGTTTTGCTAATCAAGTTCTTAAAGGTGTTATAGACCCCAAAGCTAAAGAATGGTTTGATTTATCTTCGGATTTTGTAGATATCATCGGTGGATTGCCTGCCAAGGATTTCGGGCAAGAAGAGGAACATTTAGATATTTTGATGGAAACAGCTAAGTCTAAAGGGAAATTAGTACACGTGCACGTAGATCAATTCAATACTGACGAAGAAAAAGAAACGGAACTATTAGCACGAAAAACCATCGAGCATGGAATGCAAAATAAAGTGACGGCGGTGCATTCGATTTCAGTCGCAGCACATCCCAAAAAATACCGCTATGAGTTGTATGATTTGATGAACGAAGCTCAATTGCACGTTATTTCTTGCCCAACAGCGTGGATTGACCATAACCGCACCGAGCGTTTGGCTCCGAGCCACAATTCAGTGACGCCAGTAGATGAGATGGTTCCTCACGGGATTACGGTTGCCTTTGGTACAGATAATATTAATGATATTTACAAGCCCTTCTCTGATGGAGATTTGTGGACGGAACTTCGTGTAATGTTAGAATCTTGCCATTACTATGATGTTGAGAAACTATCAGACATCGCTACGGTTAACGGATTAAAAGTCCTTGGAATTAATAAATAA
- a CDS encoding glycosyltransferase family 2 protein, which translates to MDFSIVIPLLNEAESLMELHQRIQKVFLQELSDKTFEIIFVDDGSTDDSWSIIQELNAQNPEVKAIKFKKNFGKAQALNAAFQKANGEIVVTMDADLQDFPEEIPHLYQALKNNDWDMVSGWKQKRQDPVLTKNLPSKLFNLVAQKTSGLPLHDFNCGLKAYKKSLVKNINLRSDMHRYIPVIAKNLGFSKIGEIRVQHTARKHGSSKFGNSRFINGFLDLITLWFVNQFGHRPMHFFGAAGLLMFILGFLTSAFIGLKKLYLLYQEIPAKLVTTDAWFYIALTCMIIGSQLFLAGFLGEIFVRNRVDKKDFQIEIELD; encoded by the coding sequence TTGGATTTTTCTATCGTTATTCCTCTCCTCAATGAAGCGGAATCATTGATGGAATTACATCAACGGATTCAAAAAGTATTCTTGCAGGAACTCAGTGATAAAACGTTTGAAATTATTTTTGTAGATGATGGAAGCACAGATGATTCATGGTCAATCATACAAGAGTTAAACGCTCAAAACCCTGAGGTGAAAGCTATTAAATTCAAGAAAAATTTTGGGAAAGCACAAGCGTTGAACGCTGCATTCCAAAAAGCCAATGGAGAAATTGTAGTGACGATGGATGCCGATTTGCAAGATTTTCCTGAGGAAATTCCACATTTATATCAAGCTTTAAAAAATAATGATTGGGATATGGTTTCTGGCTGGAAGCAAAAACGCCAAGACCCCGTACTGACTAAAAATTTACCCTCAAAACTCTTCAATTTGGTAGCTCAAAAAACCAGCGGTTTACCCTTGCATGACTTTAATTGTGGGCTGAAAGCTTATAAAAAATCATTGGTAAAAAACATTAATCTAAGAAGTGATATGCACCGCTATATACCTGTGATTGCCAAGAATTTAGGCTTTTCAAAAATTGGAGAAATCAGAGTGCAACATACCGCCCGAAAACACGGTAGCAGTAAATTTGGGAATAGCCGCTTTATCAACGGATTTTTAGATTTGATTACGCTTTGGTTTGTCAACCAGTTCGGTCATCGCCCCATGCACTTTTTTGGAGCTGCGGGATTGCTGATGTTCATTTTAGGTTTTCTCACATCAGCCTTTATCGGTTTAAAGAAATTATATTTATTGTATCAGGAAATTCCTGCAAAATTAGTTACTACAGATGCTTGGTTTTACATAGCCCTTACGTGCATGATTATTGGTTCACAGTTATTTTTAGCTGGATTTTTAGGCGAAATATTCGTCAGAAACAGGGTAGATAAAAAGGATTTCCAAATCGAAATAGAGCTGGACTAA
- a CDS encoding DUF4199 family protein has protein sequence MLKNVILKTALGLYFFCMILFFLVQLFFRDEQIFHFSEFQYLLATSISNAFIITTVFALTAAYNLIYWGKRKTLNFFQTFKLTFSPGAIAGLLALASIFYLFYSVDTSGIQSLLQQYLDYSLLQAQKEGNLEEVKPIINSTAVRETNLLNIRTFTLMSLGVLFFNFSLGIMFSFLWKVKTSK, from the coding sequence ATGCTGAAAAACGTTATCTTAAAAACTGCTCTAGGATTGTATTTCTTTTGTATGATTTTATTTTTTTTGGTACAATTATTCTTTAGAGATGAACAAATTTTTCACTTCAGTGAATTTCAATATCTTTTAGCAACAAGTATTAGCAATGCCTTCATTATCACCACGGTATTTGCTTTGACGGCAGCTTACAATTTGATTTATTGGGGTAAAAGGAAGACTTTGAATTTTTTTCAAACTTTCAAATTAACTTTTAGCCCAGGAGCTATTGCTGGTCTGTTGGCATTAGCCAGTATTTTCTATCTTTTTTATTCGGTAGATACATCAGGAATTCAATCCTTGCTACAACAGTATTTAGACTATAGCCTGCTGCAAGCACAAAAAGAAGGAAATTTAGAAGAAGTAAAGCCCATTATCAATTCTACAGCGGTGAGAGAAACAAATTTGCTCAATATTCGTACATTTACGTTGATGAGTTTGGGTGTTTTATTTTTCAATTTTTCACTTGGCATTATGTTTTCGTTTTTATGGAAAGTCAAAACTTCAAAATAA
- the rimO gene encoding 30S ribosomal protein S12 methylthiotransferase RimO gives MRTKSVGKKKINIVTLGCSKNIYDSEVLMGQLKANGKEVAHEKKGEIVVINTCGFIENAKEESINTILNFVEQKEKGLVEKVFVTGCLSERYKPELEKEIPNVNQYFGTRDLPLLLKALGADYKHELVGERLTTTPRHYAYLKIAEGCDRPCSFCAIPLMRGAHRSTPVEDLVKEAEKLAAKGTKELILIAQDLTYYGLDIYGKRALADLLKALVQVNGIEWIRLHYAFPTGFPEGVLDVIKNEPKVCNYIDIPLQHISTKILKSMRRGTTKEKTNALLEQFREKVPNMAIRTTLICGYPGETEEDFQELKEWVKLQRFDRLGCFTYSHEENTHAFHLCDDIPQEVKERRVEEIMEIQSQISYELNQAKIGSKMKVLIDRKEGDYFVGRTEFDSPDVDNEVLIPAQEVYLSPGEFVEVEIEEASEFDLIGKMIP, from the coding sequence ATGCGTACAAAATCAGTCGGGAAAAAGAAAATTAACATCGTTACCTTAGGGTGTTCTAAAAACATTTATGACAGTGAAGTTTTGATGGGGCAACTGAAAGCCAATGGCAAAGAGGTGGCTCATGAGAAAAAGGGGGAGATTGTGGTGATTAATACCTGTGGTTTCATTGAAAATGCAAAAGAAGAATCCATCAATACCATTCTTAATTTTGTAGAGCAAAAAGAAAAAGGTTTGGTGGAAAAGGTTTTCGTAACAGGTTGTTTATCTGAGCGTTATAAACCTGAATTGGAAAAAGAAATTCCAAACGTGAATCAATATTTCGGTACACGAGACTTGCCTTTGCTACTAAAGGCGCTTGGTGCAGATTATAAACATGAATTGGTGGGCGAACGATTAACTACAACTCCCCGCCACTATGCTTATCTGAAGATTGCTGAGGGTTGCGATCGCCCGTGTTCGTTTTGTGCAATTCCTTTGATGCGTGGAGCTCATCGCTCAACGCCTGTAGAAGATTTAGTGAAAGAAGCAGAAAAATTAGCAGCAAAAGGGACAAAAGAGTTAATTTTAATCGCTCAAGATTTAACTTATTATGGATTAGACATTTATGGCAAAAGAGCTTTAGCTGATTTATTGAAAGCTTTGGTGCAAGTGAATGGCATTGAGTGGATTCGCTTGCATTACGCGTTCCCAACTGGCTTCCCTGAAGGTGTTTTGGACGTCATCAAAAACGAACCTAAAGTTTGTAATTATATTGATATTCCGTTGCAGCATATTTCTACTAAGATTTTAAAATCCATGCGGCGCGGAACAACCAAGGAAAAAACCAATGCTTTGCTGGAACAGTTTAGAGAAAAAGTTCCGAATATGGCGATTCGTACCACTTTGATTTGTGGCTACCCAGGTGAAACTGAAGAGGATTTTCAAGAATTAAAAGAATGGGTAAAGCTGCAACGATTTGACCGCTTGGGGTGTTTTACCTACAGTCATGAGGAAAACACGCATGCTTTTCATCTCTGCGATGATATTCCGCAGGAAGTAAAAGAAAGGAGAGTGGAAGAAATTATGGAAATTCAATCACAAATTTCTTATGAGCTGAATCAAGCAAAAATCGGCTCAAAAATGAAAGTCCTGATTGATAGAAAAGAAGGCGACTATTTTGTTGGCCGAACGGAATTTGATTCGCCCGATGTGGATAATGAAGTTCTGATTCCAGCTCAAGAGGTTTATTTATCACCTGGGGAATTTGTAGAAGTTGAAATCGAGGAAGCTTCTGAGTTTGATTTGATTGGGAAAATGATTCCATAA
- the mtaB gene encoding tRNA (N(6)-L-threonylcarbamoyladenosine(37)-C(2))-methylthiotransferase MtaB, whose product MFEINAVENNLKSVAFYTLGCKLNFSETSTIARNLKENGYHEVNFDDKSDVYVINTCSVTNNADKECRQIVKKARQTNPDGFIVVVGCYAQLKPHEIAALDGVDLVLGAKEKFNIAHFLKALKKSEEAVVHSCEIEEADFYESAYSIGDRTRAFLKVQDGCDYKCTYCTIPLARGISRSDSIENILQKADEIASQGIKEIVLTGVNIGDYGKGEFGNKKHDNTFLELVERLDKETKVERLRISSIEPNLLKNELIEYTLNSQRFVPHFHVPLQSGCDELLKKMKRRYLTALYRERVAKIKEIMPNACIGVDVIVGFPGETEENFMETYHFLNELPVSYFHVFTYSERDDTPAATMENPVPIKLRKKRNKMLRILSEKKKMEFYRSQLGTEHVVLWESENKNGKIEGYTENYVRVQTNFDEKLINQKMDVNLAYIDNNGVVEIQILERV is encoded by the coding sequence ATGTTTGAAATAAATGCTGTTGAAAATAATTTAAAATCAGTTGCGTTTTATACGCTGGGCTGTAAATTAAATTTTTCTGAAACCTCTACCATCGCCCGTAATTTAAAGGAAAATGGCTACCATGAAGTGAATTTTGATGATAAATCTGATGTTTATGTCATCAATACTTGTTCGGTAACGAATAATGCCGATAAAGAATGTCGCCAGATTGTGAAAAAAGCACGCCAAACTAATCCCGATGGGTTCATTGTCGTGGTAGGATGCTACGCTCAGCTAAAACCGCATGAAATCGCTGCTTTAGATGGCGTTGATTTAGTCTTGGGGGCTAAAGAAAAATTTAATATAGCTCATTTTTTAAAGGCTTTGAAAAAATCAGAAGAGGCCGTGGTTCATTCATGCGAGATAGAAGAGGCTGATTTCTACGAGAGTGCTTATTCAATAGGAGATAGAACGCGCGCTTTTCTCAAAGTTCAAGATGGGTGTGACTATAAATGTACGTATTGTACTATTCCGCTGGCACGGGGGATTTCAAGATCAGATAGTATAGAAAATATTTTACAAAAAGCCGATGAAATCGCATCGCAAGGCATTAAAGAAATTGTGCTGACTGGGGTAAACATTGGTGACTATGGCAAGGGTGAATTTGGTAATAAAAAACATGACAATACCTTCCTTGAACTGGTTGAAAGACTAGACAAAGAGACAAAAGTAGAGCGTCTGCGCATCAGCTCAATTGAACCGAATTTGCTGAAAAATGAATTGATAGAATATACGCTCAATAGCCAAAGATTTGTTCCACATTTTCACGTGCCGTTGCAGTCTGGGTGTGATGAATTACTCAAAAAAATGAAACGCCGATATTTGACGGCTTTGTACAGAGAGCGTGTGGCAAAAATCAAAGAAATAATGCCTAATGCCTGCATTGGTGTAGATGTGATTGTCGGTTTCCCAGGTGAAACTGAGGAAAACTTTATGGAGACGTATCATTTTCTAAACGAGTTACCTGTGAGTTATTTTCACGTATTTACGTACTCAGAAAGAGATGACACGCCCGCTGCTACCATGGAAAATCCAGTGCCAATAAAATTAAGAAAAAAGCGAAATAAAATGCTTAGAATTCTCAGCGAAAAAAAGAAAATGGAGTTTTATCGTAGCCAACTGGGGACTGAGCATGTTGTATTGTGGGAATCTGAGAATAAGAATGGAAAAATAGAAGGCTATACAGAAAATTATGTGCGCGTCCAAACTAATTTTGATGAAAAATTAATCAATCAAAAAATGGATGTAAACCTAGCATATATAGATAATAATGGAGTGGTAGAAATTCAAATACTAGAGAGGGTATGA
- a CDS encoding alpha/beta fold hydrolase: MKIYTISGLGADIKSFEFLELNPDVELVELPWLEPLKSESIEDYARRMAAPIDAKKDFILMGYSFGGIIAQEICEFLKPKKLILISTIVHENEKPNFMRWGRKTKAHRWLPYSFFTNHKVLSYTFFRKLYDPHLPQLSRYFTHTSHSYLKWSVKNITRWEKKSTFEGEILRLHGSRDIVFPSKKIKKAQFIPKGTHLMLLQRAKKISKEINDFVTEK; encoded by the coding sequence ATGAAAATTTATACAATCAGTGGCTTAGGAGCAGACATCAAATCTTTTGAGTTTTTAGAATTAAATCCTGACGTGGAACTGGTGGAATTACCCTGGCTAGAACCACTAAAATCAGAAAGCATAGAGGATTACGCTCGGCGAATGGCCGCACCAATAGATGCTAAAAAAGATTTTATTTTGATGGGCTATTCATTCGGAGGAATCATTGCACAAGAAATTTGTGAATTCCTAAAACCCAAGAAATTAATTCTGATTTCGACAATTGTGCATGAGAATGAAAAGCCAAACTTTATGCGCTGGGGAAGGAAAACAAAAGCTCATCGCTGGCTACCCTATTCCTTTTTTACCAACCATAAAGTTCTTTCGTATACTTTTTTCAGAAAACTATATGACCCGCATTTACCCCAGCTGAGTCGCTACTTCACACACACAAGCCATTCATACCTGAAGTGGTCGGTTAAAAACATTACACGGTGGGAAAAGAAAAGTACTTTTGAGGGGGAAATACTGCGCTTGCATGGCTCGAGAGATATTGTTTTCCCTTCAAAAAAAATTAAGAAAGCTCAATTCATTCCAAAGGGAACGCATCTGATGCTCCTACAAAGAGCAAAGAAAATTTCTAAAGAAATTAATGATTTTGTGACAGAAAAATAG
- a CDS encoding inorganic diphosphatase, with translation MKVFDVIIEIPKGSRNKYEMDKESGRIRLDRTIFSSMHYPADYGFVPNTLAQDEDPLDVLVLVTAPTFPGCLIEVKTIGVFHMEDEKGPDEKLICVPVKDPIWNIMEDLDDINPHLKSEIEHFFQVYKDLEKKKVDVKGWGSRKEAEEILEECIERYLG, from the coding sequence ATGAAAGTATTTGATGTTATCATTGAAATCCCGAAGGGAAGTAGAAATAAATATGAGATGGATAAAGAATCGGGGCGAATTCGCTTGGATAGGACAATTTTTTCCTCTATGCACTACCCTGCCGACTACGGTTTTGTACCCAATACTCTGGCACAAGATGAAGACCCGCTAGACGTACTAGTATTGGTGACTGCCCCCACTTTCCCAGGATGTTTGATTGAAGTGAAAACCATTGGCGTTTTCCATATGGAAGATGAAAAAGGTCCTGATGAAAAATTAATTTGTGTTCCCGTCAAAGATCCCATTTGGAATATTATGGAAGATTTAGACGATATCAACCCACATTTGAAGAGTGAAATTGAACATTTTTTCCAAGTTTACAAAGATTTGGAGAAGAAAAAAGTAGATGTGAAAGGCTGGGGAAGCCGAAAAGAAGCTGAAGAAATTCTAGAAGAATGTATTGAACGCTACCTTGGTTAA
- a CDS encoding ABC transporter permease, whose translation MFKYILKKISYSFITFLGVVTVVFLLFNVMQGDPARMMLDQNEDPKQLAKIRHQLGLDQNLLVQYLYYLNDLSPISFHAIDDKSYTHWDDKKFNGFQVIQTKKGSLALKIPYLRESYQQNGTKVSDIIAQTLPNTLILAITSILIAFIFGIFLGIISALKKNSWVDKILLVTTSVGMSLPSFFAAILVAWLFAFVLHRYTGLNMTGSLYEVDDYGTGKYLSFKNLILPALTLGIRPLAVITQLTRNSLLDVLNQDYIRTAYAKGLNQKQIIWRHALRNALNPVITAASGWFAGMLAGAVFVEFIFGWDGLGKEIVKALNTLDQPVIMGAVLVIAVAFIFINILVDIIYGFLDPRVRSQ comes from the coding sequence GTGTTTAAATATATTTTAAAAAAAATTAGTTACAGTTTCATCACTTTTCTAGGCGTAGTCACGGTTGTTTTTTTACTGTTTAATGTAATGCAAGGCGACCCAGCACGAATGATGCTTGACCAAAATGAAGACCCAAAACAATTGGCAAAAATCAGGCATCAGTTGGGGCTAGATCAAAATCTTTTGGTTCAGTATTTATATTACCTCAACGACTTGTCACCCATTAGCTTTCATGCAATTGATGATAAAAGCTACACGCATTGGGATGATAAAAAATTTAATGGATTTCAAGTTATTCAGACAAAAAAGGGAAGTTTGGCACTCAAAATACCCTATTTAAGAGAAAGTTACCAACAGAATGGCACCAAAGTCAGTGATATTATAGCTCAGACGCTACCCAATACTTTAATTTTAGCCATAACATCGATTTTGATTGCCTTTATTTTTGGTATTTTCTTGGGAATTATTTCCGCCTTGAAAAAAAATTCATGGGTAGATAAAATTCTCTTAGTCACCACTTCAGTGGGCATGAGTTTGCCGTCTTTTTTTGCTGCAATTTTGGTTGCTTGGCTTTTTGCATTTGTTTTGCATCGTTACACAGGATTAAATATGACGGGAAGTTTGTATGAAGTTGATGACTACGGGACGGGAAAATATTTAAGCTTTAAAAATCTGATTTTACCAGCTCTAACTTTGGGCATTCGTCCGCTAGCGGTGATTACACAATTAACTCGAAATTCACTGCTAGACGTATTGAATCAAGATTACATTCGCACAGCCTACGCTAAAGGGTTAAACCAAAAACAAATCATTTGGCGACACGCTTTGCGTAATGCTCTAAATCCTGTAATTACTGCGGCATCGGGGTGGTTTGCAGGAATGCTCGCAGGGGCTGTTTTCGTTGAATTTATTTTTGGCTGGGACGGCTTAGGGAAAGAAATCGTAAAAGCACTCAATACCTTAGACCAGCCAGTCATTATGGGTGCTGTTTTGGTGATTGCGGTTGCCTTTATTTTCATCAATATTTTGGTAGATATTATTTATGGGTTTTTAGACCCTCGTGTGAGAAGTCAATAA